A single Lactuca sativa cultivar Salinas chromosome 8, Lsat_Salinas_v11, whole genome shotgun sequence DNA region contains:
- the LOC111887391 gene encoding polyadenylate-binding protein 2-like, translated as MVELLATILSYSTPRRGGQALVRAEIRSRDLITYCSNSKLDIAIPYDVNTIESISSYSSCYVDDSCKGNRGTELHTFEWEGDQNNSSLPTDLYEQSKQKQILDKAIDQKALYSTFSTFGNILSCRIATDSSGQSKGYGFVQYDAEESAQKAIEKLKDMLLNDRQVYVGPFLHKQERDLVVDKTKLTNVYVKNLSESTTYDDLNKTFSEFGTVTSAVVTRDAEGNSKCFGFLNFENAEDAGKAVEGLNGQKFDNKEWYVGKAQNKYEREQELKQRFEQSMKEAVDKSQSIQL; from the exons ATGGTGGAGCTACTCGCAACTATTTTGTCATATTCGACGCCACGACGTGGCGGTCAG GCGTTGGTTAGAGCTGAAATTcggagtcgggacctcatcaCTTATTGCTCAAATtcaaag TTAGATATTGCAATTCCTTATGATGTCAACACTATTGAAAGCATTAGTTCTTACTCCTCTTGTTATGTTGATGACAGCTGCAAGGGCAATAGAGGTACTGAACTTCACACCTTTGAATGGGAAGGCGATCAGAATAAT TCTTCTTTACCTACTGACTTGTATGAACAATCTAAACAAAAACAGATTCTTGATAAGGCAATCGACCAAAAGGCCTTATACAGCACATTCTCTACATTTGGCAATATTCTCTCCTGCAGGATTGCGACAGATTCAAGTGGCCAATCAAAGGGGTATGGTTTTGTTCAATACGACGCTGAAGAATCTGCACAAAAAGCCATTGAAAAACTGAAGGACATGCTTTTAAACGACAGACAAGTATACGTGGGACCCTTTTTGCACAAACAAGAAAGAGACCTGGTTGTCGACAAGACAAAGTTGACTAATGTCTATGTCAAAAACCTGTCCGAATCAACAACATATGATGATCTAAACAAGACATTTAGTGAATTTGGAACTGTGACAAGTGCTGTTGTGACGAGGGATGCTGAAGGGAACTCCAAATGCTTTGGATTTCTTAATTTTGAGAATGCTGAGGATGCTGGTAAAGCAGTGGAAGGGCTTAATGGTCAGAAATTTGATAACAAAGAATGGTATGTTGGAAAAGCACAGAACAAATACGAAAGGGAACAGGAATTGAAGCAGAGATTTGAACAGAGTATGAAGGAGGCAGTTGATAAATCACAATCCATACAACTTTAG
- the LOC111887398 gene encoding uncharacterized protein LOC111887398 — MANAWKKDRSIKFATPKSIFLLFSTSLVLLTFFYLCTHTTTSSNPNPNFKTLINLPNSLIQPFDCYKSPQSHPVIANLVEGVKYPFLYSLSDFGTLPDKPHKNIVRILKGKLFRRPDISVTVQDLLEKKKAEGKTGIFIDVGANVGMATFAAAVMGFRVFAFEPVLENLQSICNGIYFNRVGDLVNVFEAATSDQIGNITFHKLVGRLDNSAVSATGAKMAFKSNEEIEMKVRSIPLDKVIPENEHVLLLKIDVQGWEYHVLKGAKKLLSRKKGEAPYLIYEEDERLLQASNSSSKEIRKYLGDLGYTHCVQQGTDAHCTK, encoded by the exons ATGGCAAATGCTTGGAAGAAAGACCGATCCATTAAATTCGCCACCCCAAAAAGCATCTTCCTCCTCTTCTCCACTTCTCTCGTCCTCCTCACCTTCTTCTACCTCTGCACTCACACCACAACCTcatcaaacccaaaccctaatttcaaaaccctaataaaTCTCCCCAACTCACTAATCCAACCATTCGATTGCTACAAATCACCTCAATCACATCCAGTCATCGCAAACCTAGTTGAAGGCGTTAAGTATCCATTTCTCTACTCTCTATCTGATTTCGGAACATTACCTGATAAACCCCACAAGAACATCGTCCGGATCTTGAAAGGAAAGTTATTCAGAAGACCCGACATCTCTGTAACTGTTCAGGACTTATTGGAGAAGAAGAAGGCTGAAGGAAAAACCGGGATTTTCATTGATGTTGGAGCAAATGTAGGCATGGCTACCTTCGCTGCTGCAGTTATGGGGTTTAGGGTTTTCGCATTTGAACCCGTTCTTGAAAATCTACAGAGCATTTGTAACGGGATTTATTTCAATCGAGTTGGAGATTTAGTTAACGTTTTTGAAGCCGCTACTTCCGATCAAATCGGAAACATAACATTTCACAAG TTGGTTGGAAGGCTTGACAATAGTGCAGTTTCAGCAACTGGTGCAAAGATGGCTTTCAAATCAAATGAAGAAATTGAAATGAAAGTGAGATCGATTCCTCTTGATAAAGTAATACCAGAGAATGAACACGTGTTGCTTTTGAAAATAGATGTTCAGGGTTGGGAGTATCATGTGTTGAAAGGTGCAAAAAAGTTGCTATCAAGAAAGAAAGGTGAAGCTCCATACTTGATCTATGAAGAAGATGAAAGACTTTTACAAGCTAGCAATAGTAGTTCAAAAGAGATAAGGAAATATCTTGGTGATCTTGGGTACACTCATTGTGTGCAACAAGGTACTGATGCTCATTGCACTAAATAG